The following nucleotide sequence is from Acidobacteriota bacterium.
TCGCGGGCGGTGGCGAGGTTGAGCGCCAGCCGGTGGGGCACGGAGAAGGCGACGGGGATAGAGCCGGCGTCTTCCCCCAGCAGAATGCGCTGGACGTTGAGAGCAACCCGCCGGGCCAGGCGTTCGAGGAACTCGTCGTTGCCCCGGGTGGCGAGGATGCCGCTCTCCATCTCCTGGCCTCCCACGGCCGAGAAGGTCATTACGCCGCGTTCGTGGAGGCCGTCCACCAGCCGTTGAAGGTCGTCCGGCGGCAGGTGGAACAAGGGGAAAAGGTAGGCGGCGTCGGCGGTCTCGGAAATGCGATCGAGAACGTCTTCCACGGAGTTGCCCACCGGGATCAGCTCAAGGCCCACGCCGAGCTTCCGGGCAGTCTTGAGGATGCGCAGGGAAAGCTCCGGGATACCCTCGGCGAAGTTCGCGTTGAGCAGCAGCGCCAGATTGTCGAAGGGCAGGATGTGATGCAGCGCTTGGAGCTCGTTCGGTAGCTTGTCCGGCAGCGCTACGTAATTGAGGTTGGGAACGCCGCTGGCGCCGTTCTCGGACGGCAGGCCCTGGAGGTCGGCATCGATGATCACGGGGGCGATGACCGGTTTGGGCAATCGCTGTTGGCAGCAGGTGGTTTGGGAGGCGAGCAAACCCCAGGTGATGACCAGGTCGATCTGCGAATCCTCCAGCAGCTCCGCCAGGGCATTCTCGGCGGCTTCCAGGGTCCAATCGCCCACCCGGTAGGCGGCCTCCGGGAAGCGAACGTCGAACTCTCCCTCGGTGAGGTTGAGGATTTCCTGCTCTGTGCGCTCGCGGAGCCCCTCGTTGCCTTGCCAGGGACCATCGACGACGGCGCCGATGCGCACTATCGGCCGTTCGCGGGCCGCCTCGGCGGCTTCCGTGCGGGGTTGCGGCCAGACGAGCAGGAGGGCAGCCAGCGCCCAGCCCAGCCAGGCTCGACCACGATGTCCTGCTCTGCAGGATTGCCTCATCGGCTCTCTCTCCCCCGGCTACCGCGGATCAGGGTAGAGATCTCCCCAGCCCGTGAGGGCGCGAGGAGATTTCAGGTGCTCAGAAAAATGCTGAAGAGATTATGCCGCAAGGCCGCGGGGAGGGCAAAGCAGGGCTGCAGAGAAACCGCCCGGCGAGGGAGCCGCGGAGGGCTCAGCGAAGCTGGAGAACTTTGACGCCGCTGGCGCGGGTACCGGAGGAGATGTAGCCGATGGCACCGGGGGTGGTGCGCACGTACTCGAGAACTGCGGCGTCGGACGGGCGCTCCAGGGGTGGGGAGCCGCGGCCGGTGAAGATCTGGCGCTGCCAGTGTTTGCGCAGATCGAGCTCACTGCGATTGTGCACCGCTTGCGAGAACTCCTCGCGCACCTCGGAAACCGCCAAGGTCACCGGGTGGATGGTGGTGCCGTCGCTCCAGCGCCGCTCCTTCTGCAGAAAAAT
It contains:
- a CDS encoding phosphate ABC transporter substrate-binding protein, with the translated sequence MSSIDVDTASKIFLQKERRWSDGTTIHPVTLAVSEVREEFSQAVHNRSELDLRKHWQRQIFTGRGSPPLERPSDAAVLEYVRTTPGAIGYISSGTRASGVKVLQLR